A genome region from Akkermansiaceae bacterium includes the following:
- a CDS encoding restriction endonuclease subunit S, with amino-acid sequence MPRARSNASPSAAVALAEEEAPKGRKTPAQGNSLGHSPPENQSPVGAAQVWTIVKLEDVADIRSGNGFPKKYQGRTEGELPFFKVGDISRHWQKGMITLTRGEHYLTRTEVKAIRAKTLPEGSVVFAKIGAAVALNRRAILGVESLVDNNVMALVPSAMTTSRFLFYFMCQVDLGASTRGGAVPSLRRGDVADLELPLPPLPEQRRIVARIEELFSRLDAGVAALRHAKAQLQRYRQSVLAAAVTGQLTQAWREQHPQGEPATEMLGDLLDRLANGTTAEQSKEPPGIPVSRIETISNATINYKRVRYVREIDREKCAQFMVRDGDILFSHINSDLHLGKTAVAIGNRELLHGMNLLLMRPCERINAKYLNYVLTHLRFSGYFMSIAQHAVNQSSLNQKKLMAIPIPVPAIAEQRQVVAEVEARTTAIDHLEAELDRQITRSNRLRQSTLAAAFSGKIF; translated from the coding sequence ATGCCCCGCGCCCGCTCCAACGCCTCTCCCTCGGCCGCCGTAGCCTTGGCGGAGGAGGAAGCCCCAAAGGGGCGAAAGACCCCAGCCCAGGGCAACTCCCTGGGTCACTCACCCCCGGAGAATCAGAGCCCTGTAGGGGCGGCACAAGTTTGGACGATCGTGAAGCTTGAAGACGTTGCCGATATTCGTTCTGGAAACGGATTTCCAAAAAAGTATCAGGGTCGCACTGAAGGTGAATTGCCCTTTTTCAAAGTAGGTGACATTTCGCGTCATTGGCAGAAGGGCATGATCACCCTGACAAGAGGCGAGCATTATCTTACGCGAACCGAGGTAAAAGCAATCCGTGCCAAGACACTTCCAGAGGGCTCGGTGGTCTTTGCAAAGATTGGAGCTGCTGTTGCACTGAATCGCCGCGCAATTCTCGGTGTAGAGTCACTTGTGGATAATAATGTGATGGCGCTGGTTCCATCGGCCATGACCACTTCTCGTTTCTTGTTCTATTTCATGTGCCAAGTTGATCTTGGTGCATCGACACGAGGTGGAGCGGTTCCTAGCCTGCGAAGAGGGGACGTTGCAGATTTGGAGCTCCCACTCCCCCCCCTCCCCGAACAACGCCGCATCGTGGCGCGGATTGAGGAACTCTTTTCGCGGCTCGACGCCGGCGTCGCCGCCTTGCGCCACGCCAAAGCCCAACTCCAACGCTACCGCCAATCCGTCCTCGCCGCCGCCGTCACCGGCCAACTCACCCAAGCCTGGCGCGAACAACACCCCCAAGGTGAGCCTGCAACCGAAATGTTGGGTGACCTGCTTGACCGTTTGGCGAATGGGACAACCGCTGAACAGAGTAAAGAGCCGCCCGGGATCCCAGTTTCCCGGATCGAAACCATTTCTAATGCGACGATCAACTACAAGAGAGTTCGATACGTTCGAGAAATCGACCGGGAGAAGTGCGCCCAATTCATGGTCCGCGACGGCGATATCCTGTTTAGCCACATCAATAGCGATTTGCACCTTGGAAAGACCGCAGTCGCAATTGGGAACCGCGAGCTTCTACACGGGATGAACCTCCTGCTGATGCGGCCCTGCGAACGGATCAACGCCAAGTATCTAAACTATGTTCTCACCCACTTGCGGTTCTCCGGGTATTTCATGAGTATCGCTCAGCATGCAGTAAATCAATCATCTCTAAACCAGAAAAAGCTTATGGCGATCCCGATTCCCGTGCCGGCCATCGCCGAACAACGTCAGGTCGTCGCCGAAGTCGAAGCCCGCACCACCGCCATCGACCACCTCGAAGCCGAACTCGACCGCCAAATCACCCGCTCCAACCGCCTCCGCCAATCTACACTTGCCGCGGCTTTCTCTGGCAAGATTTTCTAA
- a CDS encoding AAA family ATPase produces the protein MITKIYVDGFKSLKEFELNFDHGLNILVGPNGAGKTNIVSFFEFIAHLMDTDASEATSRTGGAGAVFRRVGTTYERTITARIYGCVPVEVRRTRREQKLGSEEEKPFCGYEYSFSLVFPEEADSVFFKTQRLKLVRLDRFTKGEDLVKIEKWGLDLEARFQTDGTTEVTTNAFDDSLLEFPYYPRRVKAGGNNPDVPKPEEVIAEILESGTISLVPAISRYTPNLWAISRDLTGGQIYNVVPSKLKLPEDSARAPGISRDGSGLAATLYALQRSKNPPTLTHIPYFYHHGRHQYDPSGMDQLKAYLGLVNSTVEDILVENDAFENLLRVRFKVHSGEYEASLPLALMSDGTLKWLAVVTAAITAPSVFCIEEPENYLHPQMQGQIVTILREILFQDDSHRFTLMTTHSETLLNHCRPEELIIVSMSGGHTRANRCSNAADVSNEISRTGFGLGYYYVSDALQND, from the coding sequence ATGATTACGAAAATCTACGTTGACGGCTTCAAGAGCCTAAAGGAATTTGAACTCAATTTTGACCACGGTCTAAATATTCTAGTCGGTCCGAATGGCGCCGGTAAAACGAACATAGTTTCCTTTTTCGAATTTATTGCCCACCTGATGGACACTGACGCATCAGAAGCTACAAGTCGCACTGGTGGTGCTGGCGCTGTTTTTCGGCGTGTAGGAACAACCTATGAACGCACTATCACAGCACGGATTTACGGGTGTGTTCCGGTCGAAGTCCGACGCACACGCCGGGAACAGAAGCTAGGCAGTGAAGAGGAGAAGCCATTCTGCGGTTACGAGTATTCGTTTTCGCTCGTGTTCCCAGAAGAAGCGGACAGTGTATTCTTCAAGACGCAACGACTGAAGCTGGTTAGGCTAGATAGGTTCACTAAGGGCGAAGATCTGGTAAAAATCGAAAAGTGGGGTCTTGATCTTGAAGCTAGGTTTCAAACCGACGGGACAACAGAAGTAACCACAAATGCATTTGATGACTCTCTCCTAGAATTTCCATACTATCCGAGGAGAGTCAAGGCGGGCGGGAACAACCCCGACGTCCCCAAACCTGAGGAGGTAATTGCCGAAATTCTTGAGAGCGGCACAATCTCACTTGTTCCAGCAATCTCCCGCTATACGCCAAACCTATGGGCGATATCCAGAGATCTAACAGGCGGGCAAATTTATAACGTGGTTCCGTCAAAATTGAAACTGCCTGAGGATAGCGCCCGGGCTCCGGGAATCTCACGAGACGGATCAGGCTTGGCCGCGACCCTCTACGCTTTGCAACGGAGCAAGAACCCACCTACGCTCACCCACATTCCGTATTTCTACCATCATGGCCGACACCAGTATGATCCGAGCGGCATGGATCAGCTGAAGGCATACCTTGGACTGGTAAATTCTACCGTCGAAGATATTTTGGTAGAAAATGATGCCTTTGAGAATCTCCTGAGAGTGAGGTTCAAGGTTCATAGCGGTGAATACGAGGCATCCTTACCCCTTGCCCTCATGAGCGACGGGACTCTCAAATGGCTGGCCGTAGTTACGGCGGCTATCACCGCGCCATCTGTCTTCTGCATCGAAGAGCCTGAAAACTATCTACATCCCCAAATGCAGGGTCAGATCGTCACAATTCTTCGAGAAATCCTTTTTCAAGACGATTCCCATCGATTCACCTTAATGACGACACACAGCGAGACACTGCTCAATCATTGCAGGCCCGAAGAACTGATAATTGTTTCAATGTCCGGCGGACACACTCGCGCCAATAGGTGTTCAAATGCGGCAGACGTTTCGAATGAGATTAGCCGCACTGGATTCGGTCTTGGTTACTATTATGTTAGCGACGCCCTTCAAAATGATTAA
- a CDS encoding DUF4276 family protein — protein sequence MIKKPAYLVEGNMEQKFIQIVCPSAPVQRINCNGDSVCLESIAKRVGSLGRLLHKRYSPLVVIFDRERRQETVAEIREEFLKHLSKEGLDTQVIVGIPDRDIENWILADYATFAGAAKIDAELIPPSFEGEKGKSIIKKLNQSDQPYVETVHGVTWLKSCRPDIMRKNSPSFAEFADALTDLSCWWLDQKHLS from the coding sequence ATGATTAAGAAACCCGCATACTTAGTTGAGGGCAACATGGAACAGAAGTTTATCCAGATTGTTTGTCCAAGTGCACCTGTTCAGAGGATTAATTGCAACGGAGATAGTGTATGTTTGGAATCAATAGCTAAACGTGTCGGATCCCTCGGGCGGCTTCTTCACAAACGATACTCGCCGCTGGTTGTGATTTTTGATCGCGAAAGGCGACAAGAAACTGTAGCCGAGATCCGAGAGGAGTTTTTGAAACACCTGTCCAAGGAGGGTCTCGATACGCAGGTTATTGTAGGGATCCCGGATCGAGATATTGAGAATTGGATTCTCGCGGACTACGCTACCTTCGCCGGTGCTGCAAAGATCGATGCTGAGCTTATTCCGCCTTCTTTTGAGGGTGAAAAGGGGAAATCAATAATTAAGAAGCTCAACCAATCCGATCAGCCCTACGTGGAAACGGTTCATGGTGTCACTTGGCTGAAATCTTGCCGCCCAGACATTATGCGTAAGAATAGTCCCAGTTTTGCAGAATTCGCAGACGCTCTCACTGATCTTTCGTGTTGGTGGCTAGACCAGAAACACCTTTCGTGA